The DNA segment GTTCAAGTTCGCCCAGTTGCCCGCGGTGAAGAACGACGATCGCGCCAGCGTGCGGGGAGCCAGCTTCAGCAGCGATTCGCCGAAGTTGTTGCTGCCGTCCCAGGTGCCGTTGCCGGTGGCGACGAACAGGTTGCCGGCCGAATCGAATGCCGGCCCGGCGCCGCCCATCCAGATGCCGGCCTGCGATCCGCTGGGCGTCGCGTTCATCGATCCGACCAGAGACAAACTGGCGGCGTCGAAGCCAGCCACCAGGCCGTGATAGGAACCGTCGTCGCAGAACGAAGACCAGGCCACGTAGACCACGCCGCTGGACAGCGCCAGCGCCGGACGCTGGTTGTTGGTGGTCGAGTTGAAACCCGCAAAGCTGATCGTCTGCGGGCTGTGCCGTTCGGCCCCGGTGGTGATGTCCACCGCGTGCAGCTGCTGGGTGGTGCCTCCGTTGACCGCCCGGGTGACGAAATAGATCGTGTTCGTCGAACTGTCGATCACCGGCGTGCTGACGATGCCGATGTTGCCGATGAAGTCGACGTAGTTGCCGCCGCAAGCGCCTTGCCCGACGTCGTGGTTGTTGGTCGGGCGGCCGCCGTTATTGAAGTTGGTCTTCCACAATGGGTTGCCGGCCTTGTCCGCGTCGAAGGCGTAAACGGTGTTGTTCGCCGTGGCCACCCAGACGACGTTGTGGGTTCCGCCAGCGATGGAGACGTTCGACCCGTAAAGCACGCCGGCCAGCACCTGGTCGTCAACCGACAGCGCGAACAGCTTGCCGAACTGACCGCTGGTCACATTCGACGGGGTCAGCGTGGTCTCAGAGAGGTTGGCGCCGGTCCGCTGATTGTTGTAGTTCCGGGTCAGGACGTTGAACGATCCCAGCGCCGAGGATTGGCCCTGGGAATTGTCGTCAACGACGTCTTCCGATGCACAAGACAGCAGCGGGAGGACGGCACAGACCCCGACAAGCGCCAAGATCGGCCCCGCGGACAGGACAACGGACTTCCTTTGTCGTGTCATATCTCATGGCTTCCTTCTTGTCGCCGGGGGCACGGCAACGGAAGCAACCGTAGCATGGGTCGTTTCGGATGGATCGTACAAATCGCCGGATTTCCCGGAACGTCACAGCGTTTCAGACCGGAGACGCTCGTTGCCAATCGGTGACGGTCTTGACCAGGTGCGAAAAACGCGGCGCGGAAAATCAGGGATTCGCCGGCCCGAAAACTGGTGCGGTCTTTGCGAGAGACAACTCGACATGAATGCCGACCATCAGGGCAAAAGCCCGACCTCGGGAAGCCCAATGCCGGGCCTGCAGGTGGGTGTGCGTGCTTTGGTGTTCGAAGGGTATCTGGACCATGACCGCTTCGCCGAAAGCGGGGCGGTTTCGCGAGGGATCGTGGGACTGCGGGGGGGATTCGGGACGTCAGGTTTGCGTTTGGTTTTGCGCGCTGGGGTTGGTGGTTTGGTGGAGGAAGGTGGCGCGTTGAGCGAACGTTTGCCGGGCGTCCCGGATCGCAGGGGTTTCGTGGCCCTCGCCGGGGTTTCTTTGGAAGGCAGCGACAAAGTGCCCGGCACCGATCTGTTGGCGTCGCTGGGCGACGGTGGTAAGCACGGGCGATGGCTCGCTTCCTTCTGGTCTGCCTGGGCGGCGCGGCGGGAACCGGCGCGCGCTTTCTGATCGGGTCGTGGGCGGTGAAGACCTTCGGGACCGGGTTCCCGTGGGGAACGTTGTTCATCAACGTGCTGGGCTCGTTTCTGATCGTCATCGTCCTCGGCGCCAGCTTGGAGCGAGCGGGGATCTCGCCGAACATGCGGCTGGTGCTGGCCACCGGCGTGATGGGCGGCTTCACCACCTATTCGTCGTTCAACTTTGAAAGCCTGCGCCTGTTTCAGCACGGCTCGCTGGCCCTGGGCCTGACGTACATGGGCGCGACGGTGTTCGGGTGTTTGCTGGCGGGCAGCCTGGGTCTGCTGCTGGCCCGTTGACGCGCGGGTGAAAGGTGAGCGCAGGCGACGCTTCCGACGGGGCCGATCCGCTGGCGACATTCCAGCCGGCCACCCGTCGCTGGTTCGCCCAGACCTTCGGGGCACCCACCGCCGTGCAACGCGCCGGCTGGCCGCCCATCACCGCCGGCGCGCACGCGCTGCTGCTGGCGCCCACCGGCAGCGGCAAGACGCTGGCGGCGTTTCTCGCTTGCCTGGATCGCCTGGGCGCCGCGCCGGCAGGACGGCCGGCGGGCGTGCGCGTGGTCTACGTGTCGCCGCTGAAGGCGCTGGCCTACGACGTTGAACGCAACCTGAACACGCCGCTGCAAGGGATCGCCCGCGTCGCGCACGAGCTGGGCCTGCCGTTCAATCAGCCGCGCGTCGCCGTGCGCACCGGCGACACGCCGCCGGCCGCCCGGCGCGAGATGTTGCGCCGGCCAGCGGAGATTCTGATCACCACGCCCGAGTCGCTGTACCTGATGCTGGGCTCGGCGGCGCGCGAGACGTTGCGTCTGTGCGACACCGTCATCGTCGACGAGATTCATGCCCTGGCGCCCACCAAGCGCGGCGCGCACCTGTCGCTGTCGCTGGAACGCCTCAGCGCCCTGTGCGCCCGCGATCCGCAGCGCATCGGTCTGTCCGCGACCCAGCGCCCGCTGGACGAAGTCGGGCGATTCCTGGGCGGCGATCGCCCGGTCGCGCTGGTCGACAGCGCCGAACCGCCGCGCCTCGATCTGGCCATCGAAGTTCCCGTCGACGACATGGAGGCGGTGCGGGCGGCGACGGCGCGCGCGCACAACGACACTGACCGTGACGGCGCAGCGCAAGGGATCTGGGCGGCCATCCACCCGCGCCTTCTGGAACTGGTGCGCGCCCACCGCAGCACCATCATCTTCACCAACAGCCGCCGCCTGTGCGAACGCCTGGCCCAGAGCCTGAACGATCTTGACGCCGCCACCAACGCCGACAGCGGCCCACTGGTGCTGGCCCATCACGGCAGCGTGGCCCGCGCCCAACGCGAGGAGATCGAGCTTCTGCTCAAGACCGGCGCCTTGCGCGGGCTCGTCGCTACCAGCTCGCTGGAACTGGGCATCGACATGTCCGCCGTTGATCTGGTGATCCAGATCGAATCGCCTGGCACGGCGGCGCGCGGGCTGCAAAGGATCGGGCGCGCTGGCCATCAGGTGGGCGCGCGCAGCACCGGCCGCATTTTTCCCAAGCACCGCGGCGATCTGCTGGAGGCGACGGTGGTGGCCCAGCGAATGGCCGCCGGCGCCGTCGAGCCGATCCGCGTCCCGCGCAACACACTGGACGTGCTGGCCCAGCAGATCGTGGCCATGGTCAGCATGGACGCCTGGCCGCTGGCGGCGCTGGAATCGCTGGTCCGGCGCGCCCACGGATTCTCCGCGCTGTCGCGCGATGGTTTGACGGCGGTGCTGGACATGCTGGCCGGCCGCTATCCATCGGACGCCTTCGCCGATCTGCGCCCGCGCATCGTCTGGGATCGCCAGACCGACATCTTGATCGGGCGGCGCGACGCCCAGATCGTTTCGCTGGTCAACGGCGGCACCATCCCCGATCGCGGCCTTTATGGCGTGCACCTCGGCGAAGGTGGCCCGCGCATCGGCGAGCTGGACGAAGAGATGGTGCACGAATCGCGCGTCGGCGAGATCTTCTTGCTGGGCGCCAGCAGCTGGCGCATCGACGAGATCACCCGCGACCGGGTGATTGTCCAGCCGGCGCCGGGACAGCCGGGGAAGATGCCCTTCTGGCGCGGCGAGGGTCCCGGCCGGCCGCTGGAGATCGGGCGGGCGCTGGGCGAGATGACCCGACGGTTGGGCGAGATGGACCAGGCGGCGGCGACGGCGTGGCTGACCACCGAGCATCCGCTGGAGGCGCGGGCCGCCGGCAATCTGTGGCGCTACGTGCGCGCGCAGCAGGAAGCCACCGGTACTCTGCCCACCGATCGGGCCATCACGGTCGAACGGTTTCGCGACGAGCTGGGCGATTGGCGCGTCTGTTTGCTGTCCCCGTTCGGGGCGCGCGTGCACGCGCCGTGGGCGCTGGCCCTGCAGGCGCGTCTGGCCGCCAGCGCCGGGTTCGAGGTGCAGACGCTGTGGAGCGACGACGGGATCGCCCTGCGTTTCGCCAACGCCGACGACCCGCCGCCGGCCGCCGCCTTCGTCCCCGAGCCGGAAGAAGTCCAGGATCTGCTGCTGGCCGAGCTCAGCCGGTCGACCTTGTTCGCCACTCATTTTCGCGAGAACGCCGCCCGCGCGCTGCTTTTGCCGCGGCGGCGGCCGAACCAGCGCACGCCGCTGTGGACTCAGCGATTGAAGGCGCAAAATCTGATGGCCGCGGCGCTGCGCCACGCCGATTTTCCCATCGTGCTCGAAACCTATCGCGAGTGTCTCAACGATGTGTTCGACGTGCCGGCGCTGGTGGCCCTGCTTTCCGCCGTGCGCCGCCGCGAGGTTCAGGTGGTCGAGTCGGAGACCACCTCGGCCTCGCCGTTCGCGCGTTCGCTGGCCTTCGCCTACGTCGCCGCGTACATGTACGAAGGCGACGCGCCGCTGGCCGAGCGCAAGGCGCAGGCCCTGACCCTGGATCGCAACCTGCTGCGCGATCTGCTGGGCCAGGAAGAACTGGCCGAGTTGCTGGAGCCGGCAGTCATCGACGCGCTTGGCGCCGAGCTGCAAGCGCTGGCCCCCGAGCGCCGCGCCCACCACGCCGAGGCCGCGCACGATCTTCTGCGCCGCCTCGGCGATCTCAGCGCGGCCGAGCTGGCGGCGCGCGCCACTGAGGATCCGCAGCCCTGGCTGGCGGTTCTGGAAAGCAGCGGCCGCGCGCTGCGGGTGACGGTGGCGGGCGAGGCGCGCTTCATCGCCGCCGAAGACGCCGGCCGCTATCGCGAGGGATTGGGCGTGGCGTTGCCGGCGGATACACCGGCGGCGTTTGCCGCCACCGTCCCGGATGCCTTGCCGGGCCTGGTGGCGCGGTTCGCCCGCACGCACGGGCCCTTCGCCACCGACGACGTGGCGGTCCGCTTCGGCATCAGCGCCGCCAGCGCGGCGAGCATCGTGCGCGCCCAGGCGGCCAGTGGGCAATTGGCCCAAGGTCCGTTCCGCGTTGATCGGCCGGCCGCCTGCTGGTGCGACGCCGAGGTGCTGCGCGCGCTGCGCCGGCGCACGCTGACTCATCTGCGCAGTCAAGTGGCGCCCGTCGGCGGCGAAGGGCTGGCGCGGTTTCTTCCGCGCTGGCACCAGCTGTCATCGTCACCGCCTTCGGGCCCGGCGCGCCTGCGCCAGGCGGTGCAACAACTGGAAGGATTGTTCCTGCCCTTCGCCGATCTCGAAAACGCGATCCTCCCCGCGAGGATCGACGGTTTCACCGGCGCCGCGCTGGACGAGCTGGGCGCGCTCGGCGAAGTGGTGTGGATCGGGCGCGGCGGTTCCAGCAGCAGCGACACGCGCGTGGCCTTGTTTCGCCGCGAGCGGGTCCGCGCTCTTCACAACGCGCCGGCCTTGCCCGACGACGCCCCGGCGCTGGAGCAGGCCATCTGGACCCAGCTCAACGCGCAGGGCGCTTCGTTCTTCGCGCAGCTCCAGCAGGCCTGCGCGGGCGTCACCTCCGACGAGATCCTGGCGGCGCTGTGGCAGCTGGTGTGGGCCGGCCTGGTCACCAACGACACCTTTCAACCGTTGCGCGCCATCGCCGCCGCGCGCCGCTCGAAAAGCGCCCGGCCGGCGGCGCGCCTGACCGTCGCGCAAGCGGCCGGGCGCTGGTCGACGGTGGCGGCGCTGATGCAACCACCGCTGCCCGACACGCAACGCGCGCACGCCCGGGCGCTGGCCCTGCTGGAACGATACGGCGTGGTCAGCCGCGAGGCCGCCATCGCCGAAGCCACGCCCGGCGGCTTCGCGCCGCTGGCCCAGGTGATGCGGGCGATGGAAGAAGCGGGAAAGATCCGCCGCGGTTTCTTCGTCGAAGGCCTCACCGGCGCGCAGTTCGCCCTGCCCGGCGCCGTCGAGCGCCTGCGCGACGCGCGTGACAGCGACGCCGACGACCACGCCACGCTGACCCTGGCCGCCGTCGACCCGGCCAATCCCTACGGCGCGCTTCTGCCCTGGCCGACGATTGTCGGGGCTGGCGTCGGCGGTGGCGCCGACGACGGTGAAGACGCCGCCCCACCGCGCCGCGCGCCCGGCGCCCGCGTGGTGCTGGTGGGCGGCGCTCTGGTCTTCTTCATCGATCGCAGCGGCCGCCACCTGCGCGTGCTCTCCGACGACGACGCCGCCGTCGCGGCGGGTGTGTCGGGCCTGCGCCAGGCGGCCGACCGCCGCCGCCCGCGCCAGCTGCGTGTCGACACCATCAACAGCACCCCGGCCCTGCGCAGCCCGTTCGTGCCGACCTTGCGCGCCGCCGGCTTTCGCCTGGAACCCGGCGCGATCGTGCTCGACCCGCCTTAACGTTCGAACATCTGTTCGACCGGCACCACGCGCACGGCGCCCTTGGCCAGCGGCAGCGGAAATTTTTCGATCAGGCGATCGGTGGCCAGCACGTCGGGCGGCGTCCCGCTGGTGTCATAGGTGATCGGTGTCGGCTGCTTCGACAGCAGCTTGGCCTGCAGGCCGGCGCCGTCCTGCGCGACGATGGCGACGGCCAGATTCGAAACCGACAGGTGCTTGCGGATGGCCCGATCCACGTCGGCCTTTTTCATCTTCGGCAGACGCGCCTGCAGCTCGGCGATCAGATCCTTGCCGTAGATGGCGGCGTCGATGGCATAGCCCAGGCGCCGCGACACGTCCTGCGTCCACAGGTTGGCATAGTTGGTCAGGAAGACCTTGGTGGCCTGGAACGCCGCCTCTGGAATGCCGTCGTGGATCAGTCGGTCGGTCTCGAACAGCGCCGCCCGCAGGGCGAACAGCGCGTTCTGCGGCGGCACCGGCCGCAACCACAATTCGAAGTGCTGTTGCCGGCGCGGAATATTCGGCAGGGGAAACGTCGACCAGCCGTCCTGGATGAAATTTTCCACATAGGCATAGTCGCCATAGTTGAGACCGCGGTTGCCGCGCAGCTCGTTCATCAGGACGCCGCTGAAGGTCCGGTGCTCACCCAGGTAAGAACGGGCCACGAAAAGCGGGTAGAAATCCGCGTCGTGGCGGGTGATGGAGATGGCGTGTCCGATGGAGATGGCGTCGGCGCGGGCGTCTTTCTCGACGATCAAGACCTGCGTCCCGCGCAACACGGGCGGCTTGGGCAGCGCCGGCAAGGGCGGGCTCTTGCTGGGCAGCGCGGCGAAGCGGCCAGCGAACGCCTCGGCGAATCCGTCTGGATAGCCGCCGGCCACGCCGACGATCATCCGGTCCTGGGCAAAGTGACGGGCGAAAAATTGCCGAACATCGTCAAGGCTGATGGCCCGCAGCCCGGCCACCGTTCCCTCCGACGGATAGCCATACGGATGGCCCTGGTAAAGCACCGACGCCATCGCCTGCTTGCCCAGCTCTTCGTCGGCGTTGCCGCGCAGACTTTTGGTGATGGCATCGACGGCGTCCTGTCGGTTGCGGGTGAAATCGTCGGCGGCGAAACGCGGCGTGAGGATCTGCTGGGCCAGCAACTCGGCGAAGGCGGCCAGGTTGTCGCGGTGAACCATCCCTTCGAAGACCACCGATTCTTTATCGGCATAGACGCCGATCTGCGCCGCCATCGGGTAAAGGGCGTCCAGCACTTCGGCGTAGGTTCGCGCGCGGGTGCCGCCGTGGCCGACCATCTCGGCGGTCAGGGCGGCCAGACCTTCCTTGCCCTTCGGATCGTCGACGGCGCCGACGCGAAAGACGATCCGGATGGCCACCAGCGGGTTGTCCGGCGAACGCACGAACACCGTCTTCGGCGCGCTGGCCGCCCGGACGCGGCCGGCGGCCGCCGCCAGCAACAAGAACGAAAGCACCATCAGCGCCCTCCCCCGGCGATTCATTTGACCGCCGTCAACGTCACCACCGTGCGGTTGGTGGCGGTGAAATAGGTCTGGGCCACGCGCTTGACGTCGGCGCTGGTCACCCGGTCGTAAAGCGCGAAGTAGTCGTTGATGGAGGCGATCGATCCGGTGAGGGCGATGAACGACGCCGCCACGTCGGCCGCGCGATCCGCCGTCGACAGCCGCGCGGCGAAGGCGTACTTCACGTGCGAGAGGACCTCGGCCAGCGTCTTGTCGTCGACGCCCTGGCGGCCGATGCGGGCCACTTCGTCATGGATGGCCGTCTCGACGCGGGCGATGTCCTCCGGTTTCTTGATCCGCGCCACCACGGTGAACAGATTCGGATCGACGTGCGGATCAGCCGCGCCCGACAGTGTCTCGACCATCTGGTCGGTGATCACCAGGCGCTTGTAAAGAGGCGCCCGCTCGGCGAACAGCAACTCGGACAGCACGTCCAGCGCCGGCAGATCGACGTTCTTGGTGGAAAAAGCCGGCGTGTGAAAGCCTTCCATCAGCACCGACAGCGTCGGGCCGGTCCACGGCTGCGCGGCCCGCCGTTCTTTGGTCTGCAGCGGTTCGACCGGCACGGCCGGCCGAGGCGGCCCGGATTTCCAGTCGCCGTACTCCTTTTCGATCAGCGGAAAAACCGCCGCCGCGTCGACATCGCCGACCACCAGCACCGTCACGTTGTCCGGCCGGTAATAGCGATCGAAGAACTGCAACGAGTACGCGAACTGATTGGGCATATTCTCGATGTCTTTCAGAAAGCCCATCGTGGTGTGCTTGTACGTGTGCGCGGTGAACGCGTGGTCGTACAGCGTCTCGGTCATCTTCTCCAGCGGGTTGGAGGCGTTCTTGTTGTATTCGCCCAGCACCGCGCGCGCCTCTTTTTCAAAGTCGGGCTGCGAATACTTCAGGTTGCGAAAGCGATCCGCTTCGATCTCGGCGATGGTCGGCAGCGCCGCCTTGCCGGCCAGCGTGTGATAGACGGTCAAATCGTCGGAGGTGTAGGCGTTCGAGTCGGCGCCGATCGAGGTGATGACCTTGTTGTACGCGTCCTGGGAGTACCGTTCGGTCCCGCGGAACATCATGTGTTCGAAGAAGTGGGCAAAACCCGACTTGCCCGGTTCGACCTCGTTGCGGCTGCCGGTGCGCACGATGGTGTAATACGCCACCAGGCCCGGCGAATCGTAGTTCACCACCTCGATGTGCAAGCCGTTCGGCAAGATCTTTTCGTGCACGGCGAAGGGAAACGCCGGTCCGGGCTTGGCCATCGCTGGGGGCGACCATAACGCAGGGCCCGCCAGCGCCACCAGCGCGGCCAGCAGCGAACCGGCGCGATTGAACAGCGTCGTCGAAATCGTCGGCATGCGGTACCATATTCCGGGCGATGGCCAACCACCAGGCGGCGGAGGCGAGCGCGCGATTCAGCATCACCGGCCGCCTGCTGCTGGACGGCCAGCTGCATCGCGGGGCGCTGATCATTGAAGGTCCCACCATCGCGGCGGTGATTCGTGATCCCGAGCTGAACGCCAGCGCGCTGCCGGAACCGGTGTTCGCCGCCAACATCGTCTCGCCGGGCCTGATCGATCTGCAGGTGAACGGCGGCTTCGGTTTTGAAGTGGGCGACGACAGCGAAGCCCTGCGCAGCTTGTCGGCGGCGCTGCCCGCCACCGGCGTCACCGCCTATCTGCCGACGCTGGTGACGCGCGACCAGGCAGCCTATCGCCGCGCCCGCATTGCCTTCGCCGACGCGCGCTGGGCGCCGGGGGCGCGCGCCCTGGGCCTGCACCTCGAGGGCCCCTTCATCTCGACCTCGCGCGCCGGCGCCCACCGTCGCGAGTTTATCGCCGACGCCCACGCGCCCTTCGCCGACGAGCTCACCGACGGCGACGACGTTCGTCTGGTCACCATCGCCCCGGAGCGGCCGGGCGCGCTGGAGTTGATCACCCGGCTGCGCGATCGCGGGATGGTGATCAGCCTGGGCCACACCGAGGCGACGTTCGATCAGTTCGTCGCTGGCATCGACGCCGGCGCCACCATGACCACCCACCTTTACAACGCCATGTCGCTGTTTCATCACCGCGCGCCGGGCGCGGTGGGCGCTGCACTGGCCGACGAGCGCGTGGTCGCCACCCTGATCGCCGACGGCGTGCACGCCCACTTCGCGGCGC comes from the Polyangia bacterium genome and includes:
- a CDS encoding CrcB family protein, translated to MARFLLVCLGGAAGTGARFLIGSWAVKTFGTGFPWGTLFINVLGSFLIVIVLGASLERAGISPNMRLVLATGVMGGFTTYSSFNFESLRLFQHGSLALGLTYMGATVFGCLLAGSLGLLLAR
- a CDS encoding DEAD/DEAH box helicase translates to MSAGDASDGADPLATFQPATRRWFAQTFGAPTAVQRAGWPPITAGAHALLLAPTGSGKTLAAFLACLDRLGAAPAGRPAGVRVVYVSPLKALAYDVERNLNTPLQGIARVAHELGLPFNQPRVAVRTGDTPPAARREMLRRPAEILITTPESLYLMLGSAARETLRLCDTVIVDEIHALAPTKRGAHLSLSLERLSALCARDPQRIGLSATQRPLDEVGRFLGGDRPVALVDSAEPPRLDLAIEVPVDDMEAVRAATARAHNDTDRDGAAQGIWAAIHPRLLELVRAHRSTIIFTNSRRLCERLAQSLNDLDAATNADSGPLVLAHHGSVARAQREEIELLLKTGALRGLVATSSLELGIDMSAVDLVIQIESPGTAARGLQRIGRAGHQVGARSTGRIFPKHRGDLLEATVVAQRMAAGAVEPIRVPRNTLDVLAQQIVAMVSMDAWPLAALESLVRRAHGFSALSRDGLTAVLDMLAGRYPSDAFADLRPRIVWDRQTDILIGRRDAQIVSLVNGGTIPDRGLYGVHLGEGGPRIGELDEEMVHESRVGEIFLLGASSWRIDEITRDRVIVQPAPGQPGKMPFWRGEGPGRPLEIGRALGEMTRRLGEMDQAAATAWLTTEHPLEARAAGNLWRYVRAQQEATGTLPTDRAITVERFRDELGDWRVCLLSPFGARVHAPWALALQARLAASAGFEVQTLWSDDGIALRFANADDPPPAAAFVPEPEEVQDLLLAELSRSTLFATHFRENAARALLLPRRRPNQRTPLWTQRLKAQNLMAAALRHADFPIVLETYRECLNDVFDVPALVALLSAVRRREVQVVESETTSASPFARSLAFAYVAAYMYEGDAPLAERKAQALTLDRNLLRDLLGQEELAELLEPAVIDALGAELQALAPERRAHHAEAAHDLLRRLGDLSAAELAARATEDPQPWLAVLESSGRALRVTVAGEARFIAAEDAGRYREGLGVALPADTPAAFAATVPDALPGLVARFARTHGPFATDDVAVRFGISAASAASIVRAQAASGQLAQGPFRVDRPAACWCDAEVLRALRRRTLTHLRSQVAPVGGEGLARFLPRWHQLSSSPPSGPARLRQAVQQLEGLFLPFADLENAILPARIDGFTGAALDELGALGEVVWIGRGGSSSSDTRVALFRRERVRALHNAPALPDDAPALEQAIWTQLNAQGASFFAQLQQACAGVTSDEILAALWQLVWAGLVTNDTFQPLRAIAAARRSKSARPAARLTVAQAAGRWSTVAALMQPPLPDTQRAHARALALLERYGVVSREAAIAEATPGGFAPLAQVMRAMEEAGKIRRGFFVEGLTGAQFALPGAVERLRDARDSDADDHATLTLAAVDPANPYGALLPWPTIVGAGVGGGADDGEDAAPPRRAPGARVVLVGGALVFFIDRSGRHLRVLSDDDAAVAAGVSGLRQAADRRRPRQLRVDTINSTPALRSPFVPTLRAAGFRLEPGAIVLDPP
- a CDS encoding pitrilysin family protein is translated as MVLSFLLLAAAAGRVRAASAPKTVFVRSPDNPLVAIRIVFRVGAVDDPKGKEGLAALTAEMVGHGGTRARTYAEVLDALYPMAAQIGVYADKESVVFEGMVHRDNLAAFAELLAQQILTPRFAADDFTRNRQDAVDAITKSLRGNADEELGKQAMASVLYQGHPYGYPSEGTVAGLRAISLDDVRQFFARHFAQDRMIVGVAGGYPDGFAEAFAGRFAALPSKSPPLPALPKPPVLRGTQVLIVEKDARADAISIGHAISITRHDADFYPLFVARSYLGEHRTFSGVLMNELRGNRGLNYGDYAYVENFIQDGWSTFPLPNIPRRQQHFELWLRPVPPQNALFALRAALFETDRLIHDGIPEAAFQATKVFLTNYANLWTQDVSRRLGYAIDAAIYGKDLIAELQARLPKMKKADVDRAIRKHLSVSNLAVAIVAQDGAGLQAKLLSKQPTPITYDTSGTPPDVLATDRLIEKFPLPLAKGAVRVVPVEQMFER
- a CDS encoding pitrilysin family protein; this encodes MPTISTTLFNRAGSLLAALVALAGPALWSPPAMAKPGPAFPFAVHEKILPNGLHIEVVNYDSPGLVAYYTIVRTGSRNEVEPGKSGFAHFFEHMMFRGTERYSQDAYNKVITSIGADSNAYTSDDLTVYHTLAGKAALPTIAEIEADRFRNLKYSQPDFEKEARAVLGEYNKNASNPLEKMTETLYDHAFTAHTYKHTTMGFLKDIENMPNQFAYSLQFFDRYYRPDNVTVLVVGDVDAAAVFPLIEKEYGDWKSGPPRPAVPVEPLQTKERRAAQPWTGPTLSVLMEGFHTPAFSTKNVDLPALDVLSELLFAERAPLYKRLVITDQMVETLSGAADPHVDPNLFTVVARIKKPEDIARVETAIHDEVARIGRQGVDDKTLAEVLSHVKYAFAARLSTADRAADVAASFIALTGSIASINDYFALYDRVTSADVKRVAQTYFTATNRTVVTLTAVK
- the nagA gene encoding N-acetylglucosamine-6-phosphate deacetylase; translation: MANHQAAEASARFSITGRLLLDGQLHRGALIIEGPTIAAVIRDPELNASALPEPVFAANIVSPGLIDLQVNGGFGFEVGDDSEALRSLSAALPATGVTAYLPTLVTRDQAAYRRARIAFADARWAPGARALGLHLEGPFISTSRAGAHRREFIADAHAPFADELTDGDDVRLVTIAPERPGALELITRLRDRGMVISLGHTEATFDQFVAGIDAGATMTTHLYNAMSLFHHRAPGAVGAALADERVVATLIADGVHAHFAALNLALRAKGPDRLALVTDAVAAAGCGPGTFSLAGETVVSDGAAVRLTDGTLAGSTLTMDRAVRTMLTFTGAQLEDALTMATETPARALGLPTQGRLRVGADADLVLWDNALEVATTFVGGVAVFQRG